The Thermoplasma acidophilum DSM 1728 genome includes a window with the following:
- a CDS encoding MFS transporter has protein sequence MEEGKVVQVHKSETKKSQVRWVIVSLLFLAILFNYADREIWIVSEPAFAYSFGWSHSATALTATAVHNISLILFFWSLSYAIFNFPGGWIVDKLGLRKSMATMFAIWSVFTALTAATFNFISMVIVRVIMGAGEGPVWPINSKVVKGWANRYDESKSFTLAGAGQAVGPVIGLIAGGILVTMFGWPAAFILFGVLGLIFAAIWYFYVRDRPADDSKVNSEELAYIREGKTEEEKEEKVLPSGVSWKMAAKMIFGTQAGWGTFLVFLSFGYVLFTFLYWLPPLMFSTFAHTVEKSGLYSAAIDVALIAGFLGSGPFNDGLLRKFPDNKPLARRLGAIIPMVLMIIMVGLSYFTGKAHNLLGTAIFLGIGSGLMNLTVGSWAVNAVDLAPAGTSATVYGIYNGSLNLVGAFNSIIEGALFIKYGPVLAFTSSIIFMLMFLGGYLGLIRKKTWERAMAYKEQLSKEAYAYMKE, from the coding sequence GTGGAAGAAGGAAAGGTTGTTCAGGTTCATAAAAGTGAAACGAAGAAAAGCCAGGTCAGATGGGTCATCGTATCTCTTCTCTTTCTTGCAATACTGTTCAATTACGCGGACAGGGAGATATGGATAGTCTCGGAGCCGGCTTTTGCATACAGCTTTGGCTGGTCTCATTCTGCTACGGCGCTCACCGCAACAGCTGTTCACAACATTTCGCTGATACTGTTCTTTTGGTCTCTGTCCTATGCGATCTTCAACTTCCCGGGTGGCTGGATCGTTGACAAGCTCGGCCTGAGGAAGTCGATGGCGACCATGTTCGCCATCTGGTCCGTATTCACGGCGTTGACAGCGGCCACGTTCAATTTCATCAGCATGGTTATCGTACGAGTGATTATGGGCGCTGGAGAAGGGCCAGTTTGGCCCATAAATTCCAAGGTCGTAAAAGGATGGGCAAACAGATACGATGAGTCCAAATCGTTTACGCTGGCCGGTGCTGGGCAGGCTGTCGGCCCTGTTATCGGCCTGATCGCCGGTGGAATTCTGGTTACAATGTTCGGATGGCCGGCAGCATTCATTCTGTTCGGAGTACTTGGACTGATATTTGCTGCCATATGGTATTTCTATGTCAGGGACAGGCCCGCTGACGATTCGAAGGTTAACAGTGAGGAGCTGGCGTACATCAGGGAAGGAAAGACCGAAGAAGAGAAAGAGGAAAAGGTTCTTCCGTCAGGTGTTAGCTGGAAGATGGCTGCGAAGATGATCTTCGGCACGCAGGCCGGCTGGGGCACGTTTCTTGTATTTCTCTCATTCGGATACGTTCTCTTCACGTTCCTGTACTGGCTTCCGCCGCTGATGTTTTCAACCTTCGCCCATACCGTGGAGAAGAGCGGTCTCTATTCTGCTGCCATAGATGTGGCGCTGATAGCAGGTTTTCTCGGTTCCGGGCCTTTCAACGATGGCTTGCTCAGAAAGTTTCCTGATAACAAGCCGCTTGCAAGGAGGCTAGGCGCCATCATACCGATGGTTCTGATGATAATCATGGTCGGTCTCTCTTACTTCACGGGGAAGGCGCACAACCTTCTTGGAACTGCCATATTCCTCGGCATAGGCAGCGGGCTGATGAACCTGACGGTCGGATCGTGGGCAGTAAATGCTGTGGATCTTGCACCTGCCGGCACATCTGCGACGGTGTACGGCATATACAACGGTTCGCTGAACCTTGTCGGTGCTTTCAATTCCATTATCGAGGGTGCGCTGTTCATAAAATATGGGCCGGTTCTTGCCTTTACGAGTTCAATAATATTCATGCTAATGTTCCTTGGAGGATACCTTGGCCTCATAAGGAAGAAGACCTGGGAAAGGGCCATGGCGTACAAGGAGCAACTTTCAAAGGAAGCATATGCATATATGAAGGAGTGA
- the deoC gene encoding deoxyribose-phosphate aldolase — MKYSIEQVMRLVDHSGLKPYLTEKDIARLIEEAKDMGNYAVCIEPIYGKFAKEYLDEKRYKVKLDVTIDFPFGSLATSSRKKIIEDSDYADEVDIVVPMGYVKSHRWDYVDQDLTDVVKIAKDHDLVIKIITEDGYLTQDEKDRLYRSVIRAKPDFIKTSTGFANKDYCASLGNAAGATPDNVSLMSRIAEELGSDIGIKAAGGIHTYREIESIIDAAKRPIDPEKLRIGMSGTGKVFEEMKKIKK; from the coding sequence ATGAAGTACAGCATCGAGCAGGTTATGCGTCTGGTGGACCACAGTGGATTGAAGCCGTATCTGACGGAGAAGGATATTGCAAGGCTGATCGAAGAGGCTAAGGATATGGGAAATTATGCCGTGTGCATAGAACCCATCTATGGAAAATTTGCAAAGGAATATCTCGATGAAAAACGATACAAAGTCAAGCTTGATGTGACGATCGATTTTCCCTTCGGTTCCCTTGCCACATCCTCAAGGAAGAAGATCATAGAAGATTCAGATTACGCTGATGAAGTCGATATCGTCGTTCCGATGGGATACGTGAAATCGCATCGCTGGGATTACGTCGATCAAGATTTAACTGACGTAGTTAAGATAGCAAAGGATCACGATTTGGTGATAAAGATCATAACCGAGGATGGTTATCTGACGCAAGACGAGAAGGATAGACTCTACAGATCCGTGATCAGGGCGAAACCGGATTTCATTAAGACGAGCACGGGTTTTGCTAACAAGGACTATTGCGCTTCTCTTGGAAACGCAGCTGGAGCAACGCCGGACAATGTGTCGCTTATGTCCAGGATAGCGGAAGAACTTGGATCGGATATAGGAATAAAGGCGGCTGGCGGCATTCACACCTATCGGGAGATCGAGAGCATCATCGATGCCGCTAAGAGGCCTATCGATCCGGAAAAATTAAGGATCGGCATGAGCGGAACAGGAAAGGTCTTCGAAGAGATGAAGAAGATAAAGAAGTGA
- a CDS encoding TrmB family transcriptional regulator: protein MTDPDIGDSQDHANIISILQDLGLTENESRVYILLLEYGSMAAQDILRYLPLRQPQLYDITSSLERKGFINVLLGRPKKYEAIDPEAVVEAREQILSRNRRYFLTWANRAMETRRETTALINAKNIRSVINNSIDLINETEKTLEIETTQELFAYIREPILRKIREGCRVEILFFGTDVDLEKVQNQFTDLDVDVRYVSPGQFFTVISDEKNSVFMPRSVAMNTDIERYGYVIRDKDMSWFITHNFFVGWYRGNRIKDHSVVAPYTYHSQRILISDLKRIFDQKGRVHGVLEGIVRSTGDRFTSEGEISEINSDTEIINFVFKTDRGEYTVGGYDSQIEDIVMKSFTVASFG, encoded by the coding sequence ATGACAGATCCGGATATTGGCGACAGCCAGGACCATGCAAACATAATATCGATACTTCAGGATCTCGGTCTTACGGAAAATGAATCCAGAGTGTACATATTGTTGCTTGAATACGGAAGCATGGCCGCACAGGATATACTGCGATATCTGCCGCTGAGGCAACCACAGCTGTACGACATAACCTCTAGCCTCGAGAGGAAGGGTTTCATAAACGTTCTCCTAGGGCGCCCCAAGAAATATGAAGCCATAGATCCCGAGGCAGTTGTGGAGGCCAGAGAACAGATTCTGAGCCGGAACAGGCGCTACTTTCTGACGTGGGCAAATCGGGCTATGGAAACCAGACGCGAGACAACCGCTCTGATCAATGCCAAAAATATAAGGAGCGTCATCAACAATTCCATAGATCTGATAAATGAGACGGAGAAAACTTTAGAGATAGAGACAACACAGGAGCTGTTTGCATACATCAGGGAACCCATTCTGAGGAAGATAAGGGAGGGATGCCGCGTTGAGATCCTCTTCTTCGGTACGGATGTCGATCTGGAAAAAGTGCAGAATCAGTTCACGGATCTCGATGTGGATGTGAGGTATGTTTCTCCCGGGCAGTTCTTTACGGTGATTTCTGATGAGAAAAATTCGGTATTTATGCCTCGTAGCGTCGCCATGAACACAGATATAGAGAGATACGGATATGTGATAAGGGATAAGGACATGTCATGGTTCATTACACACAATTTCTTCGTTGGATGGTACAGGGGAAATCGGATAAAGGATCACTCCGTAGTCGCTCCATATACTTACCATTCTCAGAGAATACTCATAAGCGATCTGAAGAGGATCTTTGACCAAAAAGGCAGGGTGCACGGGGTATTGGAAGGTATAGTGCGTTCCACCGGCGATCGTTTTACATCCGAAGGAGAGATCTCTGAGATCAATTCTGATACGGAGATCATAAACTTCGTGTTCAAGACTGATAGAGGGGAGTATACCGTTGGCGGTTACGATTCCCAAATAGAGGACATAGTTATGAAGTCCTTTACTGTTGCATCGTTTGGCTAA
- a CDS encoding glucosidase family protein — MRNTIEIEDPNHRPFTISSNYAYYIGYLDLRPDGMGYHKRGEMNGLWYPPLRVLKNIYVSDGKTVFKPAHAEIGYSEARFEFYGTTLQISFQDDNDFEIAVKNASNDVRKLIVELHPETVWYTVNDTRIKVNRRSAIIYSHMFPETRLRIAASSEFSIENGRLSLLADGKSSLRISSACLHSHRPPIRVNRYRDIDRFSLLRGGGQIGENFRTAKDNLIRLSLINQETGYGLTAGHPDFPWYFGIDTLLSFNGILDAGLFELAFGSLNILARYSKSGKIPHEILTSGKVYNDGDLEETALFPYAVFKYAEWAGYTEEMRHLATIASESFNYLFAHGFQGRGIMEDPKAGEGVDIDTISFTIMSLMELQKVMDMDQEAFGGIADAVKPTEAIDALRKTVQSFWMSERRTFANRIVDGVPVDLGFWTSIIPFYTGIAGIDQYRKFVSDGGGLSRISSSSGIVVDASGNSMPVNTGMFVLGSIRYGDAENAARYFKMLDRSLGLFSPGAYPEISNNPQGCYLQAWSAAIYIESIVEGFFGIHSEGGRLISKPFNSSLMPGGATLKNVRFRNKYYDFIL, encoded by the coding sequence GTGAGAAATACGATTGAAATCGAAGATCCGAATCACAGGCCATTCACCATATCGTCCAACTACGCTTATTACATAGGCTACCTGGACCTCCGACCAGACGGAATGGGATACCACAAGAGAGGCGAGATGAACGGCCTCTGGTATCCGCCTCTGCGTGTGCTGAAGAATATATATGTCAGCGACGGCAAGACGGTTTTCAAACCAGCGCACGCGGAAATTGGATATTCTGAAGCTCGATTCGAATTCTATGGAACAACACTTCAAATTTCATTCCAGGATGACAATGATTTTGAGATCGCGGTCAAAAACGCTTCTAATGACGTCAGGAAGCTTATCGTAGAACTTCACCCAGAGACTGTTTGGTACACTGTAAACGATACGAGAATAAAGGTGAACAGGCGTTCGGCAATCATATATAGCCACATGTTCCCTGAAACTCGCCTCAGAATAGCCGCCTCCTCCGAGTTTTCCATAGAAAACGGGCGATTATCACTTCTTGCTGACGGCAAGTCTTCACTGAGAATTTCATCCGCATGCCTGCATTCGCATCGACCGCCGATCCGGGTTAATAGATACAGAGACATTGACAGGTTTTCATTGCTTCGGGGAGGAGGACAGATAGGTGAGAACTTTCGGACAGCGAAGGATAACCTGATAAGGCTTTCACTGATAAATCAGGAAACTGGATACGGCTTGACCGCTGGCCATCCAGATTTTCCATGGTATTTCGGGATCGACACCCTTCTCTCTTTCAACGGCATCCTGGATGCTGGGCTCTTCGAGCTTGCTTTCGGATCTCTCAATATACTTGCTAGATACAGCAAATCAGGAAAGATACCGCATGAGATACTGACCAGTGGAAAGGTCTACAACGACGGCGATCTGGAGGAAACAGCGCTTTTTCCATACGCAGTTTTCAAATACGCAGAATGGGCAGGTTATACGGAAGAGATGAGGCATTTGGCCACTATCGCATCTGAATCCTTCAACTACCTCTTCGCTCATGGTTTCCAGGGCAGAGGGATAATGGAGGATCCGAAAGCTGGAGAGGGCGTAGACATAGATACGATTTCATTCACCATCATGTCCCTCATGGAGCTTCAGAAGGTCATGGATATGGATCAGGAGGCGTTCGGAGGGATTGCCGACGCGGTTAAGCCAACTGAGGCCATAGACGCACTCAGGAAGACGGTACAATCATTCTGGATGTCGGAAAGAAGAACGTTTGCAAATAGGATAGTGGACGGCGTTCCCGTTGACCTTGGCTTCTGGACGTCAATAATTCCGTTCTACACAGGTATTGCAGGCATCGATCAGTACAGAAAATTCGTTTCAGATGGAGGCGGCCTATCACGTATTTCCAGCTCATCTGGAATCGTTGTTGATGCCAGTGGGAATTCCATGCCGGTGAACACCGGAATGTTTGTGCTGGGATCGATCAGGTATGGGGACGCCGAGAATGCGGCCAGATATTTCAAAATGCTGGACAGATCCCTTGGATTATTCTCTCCGGGTGCATACCCTGAGATAAGCAACAACCCTCAGGGATGCTACCTGCAGGCATGGTCTGCAGCCATATACATAGAATCGATTGTGGAGGGTTTTTTCGGCATCCACTCCGAAGGCGGGCGGCTGATTTCCAAGCCGTTCAATTCGAGCTTGATGCCAGGCGGTGCTACTCTGAAAAATGTCAGATTCCGCAATAAGTATTATGATTTCATTTTATGA
- a CDS encoding amylo-alpha-1,6-glucosidase, translated as MLPERSRRLIEEIRGLTEEDNHRDMWHWIRVPSGPLESYSYTMVKGSKAHFIAYMNGTIRRSDMHRSRVGYWKDSVSHISSLDGTVNGRRFSDAFRKYIRGLGYIYRQYEGLDRIDYISERDGSLHIQIAAADKADLELELEVGHTIAWPSHASGETFNPRIEGNTACISSEISRTCISIRSADRAVMEACADKVMIRIHDLHDAEIVISDDISEEADSIESTIRYHESIADVAVLETPDFRFNKAFLWAKHDMLEFYTKTSRGSGWFAGFPVYSWFFGRDGLWMALAANMVGLAGLTYEHTNMLLKYSDDGRIPHEIGLADDGDQGYTIGETKFNTMYMSIDSSPLWLLASASMENWDRSRFEERHLKKVFDFIASCDTDGDGLIENDFRRGLIGWPETWANIRNGKTVDVNALWIEVLRIFGYRFGYDEYQKIRDRYMSTFFAGANSVDFVDMEYHEIRSAMQFVPGIFMRNEAIRSRIKDLSAGMMTPWGIRSMSVYDPMYDGGYHTGTVWPLMTGWFVIAAYKNGLPDLAFNQMRTFVDLAFSADDPGRINETYDAMMPQPTGQFAQGWSSSMLLLSVLQGMLNIDPLSFDPSEFRGGYHLPDGWKTVKLYRLPWRGKLYDLVFSENGPVLRDAEIAASDGARK; from the coding sequence GTGCTTCCAGAGAGATCAAGAAGGCTGATTGAGGAGATCCGTGGATTGACCGAAGAGGATAATCACAGGGACATGTGGCACTGGATAAGGGTGCCGTCTGGACCGCTTGAATCTTACAGCTACACCATGGTGAAGGGATCAAAGGCGCACTTCATAGCCTACATGAACGGAACAATACGCAGATCGGATATGCACAGATCAAGGGTAGGCTACTGGAAGGATAGCGTCAGCCACATCTCCTCGCTTGACGGCACGGTGAACGGAAGACGGTTCTCTGATGCATTCAGAAAGTATATCAGGGGTCTCGGCTACATATACAGGCAGTACGAGGGCCTTGACAGAATAGATTACATTTCGGAGAGGGACGGATCCCTGCACATACAGATCGCTGCAGCGGATAAGGCTGATCTGGAACTTGAACTGGAGGTGGGGCACACGATCGCCTGGCCATCTCATGCATCGGGTGAGACTTTCAATCCAAGGATCGAAGGCAACACCGCCTGCATTTCATCAGAAATATCGCGAACATGCATTTCCATCCGCAGCGCTGATCGTGCTGTTATGGAAGCCTGCGCGGACAAAGTGATGATAAGAATACATGATCTGCACGATGCGGAAATTGTGATATCCGATGATATCAGCGAAGAAGCGGATAGCATCGAATCCACAATAAGATACCATGAAAGCATCGCAGACGTTGCCGTGCTTGAAACCCCTGACTTTAGGTTCAACAAGGCCTTTCTCTGGGCAAAGCATGATATGCTTGAGTTTTACACCAAGACCTCTAGGGGCAGCGGCTGGTTTGCAGGTTTCCCCGTATACTCATGGTTCTTCGGAAGGGACGGGTTGTGGATGGCCCTGGCCGCCAATATGGTCGGGTTGGCAGGGTTGACATACGAACACACGAATATGCTACTGAAATACTCTGATGATGGCAGAATACCGCACGAAATAGGCCTGGCGGATGACGGAGATCAGGGATACACCATTGGCGAAACGAAATTCAACACCATGTACATGTCGATCGACAGCAGCCCGCTCTGGCTTCTTGCCAGCGCGTCAATGGAGAATTGGGATCGATCACGCTTCGAAGAACGTCACCTGAAGAAGGTCTTCGATTTCATAGCGAGCTGCGATACGGACGGCGATGGTCTGATAGAGAATGATTTCCGGCGCGGGCTGATAGGCTGGCCGGAAACGTGGGCAAACATCAGGAACGGGAAAACGGTCGATGTCAATGCACTGTGGATCGAGGTACTCCGCATTTTCGGCTACAGATTCGGCTATGACGAATACCAGAAGATCAGAGACAGGTACATGTCAACCTTCTTCGCCGGCGCGAACAGCGTTGATTTCGTGGACATGGAATATCACGAAATAAGAAGCGCCATGCAGTTTGTGCCTGGAATATTCATGAGGAATGAGGCCATCCGTAGCAGGATAAAGGATCTTTCGGCAGGTATGATGACGCCATGGGGAATAAGATCCATGTCAGTTTACGATCCGATGTACGATGGTGGCTATCATACGGGTACAGTCTGGCCCCTCATGACAGGATGGTTTGTAATCGCTGCGTACAAGAACGGATTGCCGGACTTGGCCTTTAACCAGATGAGGACGTTCGTTGATCTGGCCTTCTCTGCTGACGATCCCGGAAGGATCAACGAAACTTACGATGCTATGATGCCGCAGCCTACCGGGCAGTTTGCACAGGGATGGTCCTCATCCATGCTTCTGCTTTCAGTTCTGCAGGGTATGCTTAACATCGATCCGTTGTCCTTCGATCCTTCCGAATTCAGAGGAGGATACCATTTGCCTGACGGATGGAAGACGGTGAAGCTGTATCGTCTCCCCTGGAGAGGAAAACTGTATGATTTGGTGTTCTCGGAGAATGGCCCTGTACTAAGGGATGCAGAAATTGCGGCCTCAGATGGTGCAAGGAAGTGA
- a CDS encoding ABC transporter ATP-binding protein translates to MSVIIENLTARYGDKYILKNFNLRVEDGEFFVILGSSGSGKTTLLRSIAGLIPIDDGRILIDGNDVTDLYPSDRNIAMVFQNFALYPHMTVYDNISLNLKIKHVPKDEIKKKVSDVAEMLHISQHLQKYPRQLSGGEQQRVGIARAMVRDPSVFLMDEPLSNLDAKLRREMLGELRSFHEKVKKTIIYVCHDQDEAMALADRILVLNQGQIMQLGTPDELYDHPANVFVAGFIGNPPMNILECDAEEKSGGTRIDVMNSGYLEVDDEIPEGKMFIGIRPELIGLSDHDGISASFDYFINSGLNAEVHVKIGDTPIRAVIPKEEIPANLRDLRNGESIHLKVKPGTIYLYDRESGSIVKEVDYGASREIKKAD, encoded by the coding sequence ATGAGCGTTATAATAGAGAATCTCACAGCAAGATATGGAGACAAGTACATATTGAAGAATTTCAACCTGAGGGTGGAAGACGGAGAGTTCTTCGTCATCCTCGGATCTTCGGGAAGTGGAAAGACAACGCTGCTTAGAAGCATAGCCGGCCTGATACCAATCGATGATGGCAGGATACTCATAGATGGCAATGATGTAACGGATCTGTATCCATCGGACAGGAACATTGCCATGGTCTTCCAGAACTTCGCGCTCTATCCCCATATGACCGTATACGACAACATCTCACTGAATCTTAAGATCAAGCACGTTCCAAAGGATGAGATCAAGAAGAAGGTTAGTGACGTTGCAGAGATGCTTCACATAAGCCAGCATCTGCAGAAATACCCGAGACAGCTATCCGGCGGTGAACAGCAGCGTGTTGGTATCGCAAGGGCCATGGTTCGTGATCCTTCGGTTTTTCTGATGGACGAACCGCTATCGAACCTTGATGCCAAGCTTCGGCGGGAGATGCTCGGTGAGCTAAGATCATTCCATGAGAAGGTAAAGAAGACCATAATCTACGTGTGCCACGATCAGGATGAGGCGATGGCGCTTGCGGACAGGATACTTGTCCTCAACCAGGGGCAGATAATGCAGCTCGGAACTCCTGATGAACTGTACGATCACCCCGCGAACGTTTTTGTAGCTGGATTCATAGGAAATCCCCCAATGAACATTCTTGAATGCGACGCCGAGGAGAAATCAGGAGGTACAAGGATAGACGTCATGAATTCTGGATACCTGGAAGTTGATGATGAAATACCAGAGGGCAAGATGTTCATCGGCATAAGGCCTGAGCTGATAGGCCTATCCGATCATGATGGCATATCTGCTTCATTCGACTATTTCATAAATTCCGGCCTTAACGCCGAGGTGCACGTTAAGATCGGTGATACGCCCATCAGGGCGGTCATTCCCAAAGAGGAGATCCCTGCAAATCTCAGAGATCTGCGCAACGGAGAATCCATACATTTGAAGGTGAAACCCGGCACGATATATCTCTACGACAGGGAGAGCGGATCGATAGTAAAGGAGGTTGATTACGGTGCTTCCAGAGAGATCAAGAAGGCTGATTGA
- a CDS encoding carbohydrate ABC transporter permease has protein sequence MLRTEFRRRRRISAGESVKTYLIYVVSILLAIVYLVPFYWTVIKAFRDSIFANFPPNMNPFSQTSISYFIVNLRTVWGFGDFPLWYFNSVFVSICVVAGSVFVGMLAGYAFARLKFPGRDYMFYAVLATLMIPFPVISIASYVFMLDLNWLSTYQGLILPQIASALDVFIMRQYFLTIPEEVELAAKIDGMKPWQIFFRVSAPMAKPAIAAATIFSFIGSWNNFLWPLMEVHSLNMFTLPLVLNFFKGANGTQIYWNQMMTVNILTMIPTIVIFVVFEKYFISGISMNYSR, from the coding sequence ATGCTCAGAACCGAATTCAGAAGACGGAGACGCATAAGTGCAGGAGAGAGCGTCAAGACCTACCTGATCTACGTGGTGTCAATACTTCTGGCTATAGTTTACCTTGTTCCATTCTACTGGACAGTCATAAAGGCCTTCAGGGACAGCATATTTGCCAATTTTCCACCGAATATGAATCCTTTCAGCCAGACCAGCATATCCTACTTCATAGTGAACCTCAGGACGGTCTGGGGTTTCGGTGACTTTCCGCTGTGGTACTTCAACAGTGTTTTCGTTTCGATCTGCGTTGTGGCAGGTAGCGTGTTCGTTGGCATGCTTGCGGGCTATGCATTTGCAAGGCTGAAATTCCCAGGAAGGGATTACATGTTTTATGCAGTCCTCGCAACGCTGATGATACCATTCCCCGTCATATCGATAGCTTCCTATGTCTTCATGCTCGATCTGAACTGGCTCAGCACCTATCAGGGACTGATACTCCCGCAGATCGCTTCCGCCCTGGACGTTTTCATAATGCGGCAGTATTTCCTAACCATCCCCGAGGAGGTTGAGCTTGCAGCAAAGATAGATGGCATGAAGCCATGGCAGATATTCTTCAGGGTCAGTGCACCCATGGCCAAACCGGCCATAGCGGCGGCAACCATATTCTCCTTCATAGGATCCTGGAACAACTTCCTCTGGCCGCTTATGGAGGTGCACAGCCTGAACATGTTCACCCTTCCTCTGGTGCTGAACTTCTTCAAGGGGGCAAACGGGACGCAGATATATTGGAATCAGATGATGACGGTGAACATACTCACGATGATACCTACGATCGTCATATTCGTGGTCTTCGAGAAGTACTTCATCAGCGGCATATCCATGAATTATTCAAGGTGA
- a CDS encoding carbohydrate ABC transporter permease translates to MESNLYRNEKINVRERKKKKRDPERTTGIIFVIPLMIFVIVFTFFPAIYSFAISLFHYDPFFHDIHFVGFSNYLYVIRDPAFIKSLINVLIYTAVVVTVQTFLAFGYALLFNTASKISRVARAIVFIPAVVSPVSMSIIFIWVFSNTGLVNYFLSFFGIPPHNWLFSTVYAFPAIMAMNIFTTAPYFMIVYSAGLQAIPQEVMDAAKIDGLKSGLRRFRYVYFPLMRFSTILVVILGLTGAMQLFDQIYVITDGGPARATYVPLMYIYNRTFVYVGDIGLAAAASFVLFVIILVLTITQRRVITERRW, encoded by the coding sequence GTGGAGTCAAATCTGTACAGAAATGAAAAGATAAATGTGAGGGAAAGGAAGAAGAAGAAGAGGGATCCGGAGAGAACAACCGGTATAATCTTCGTGATCCCACTCATGATTTTTGTGATTGTTTTCACCTTCTTCCCGGCAATTTATTCATTTGCAATAAGCCTGTTTCATTACGATCCATTCTTTCATGATATCCACTTCGTTGGCTTTTCCAATTATCTTTACGTTATAAGGGATCCGGCATTCATAAAATCCCTGATAAACGTGCTCATATACACGGCCGTTGTGGTGACCGTTCAGACGTTCCTCGCCTTTGGATACGCGCTTCTCTTCAACACTGCATCGAAGATAAGCAGGGTTGCCAGGGCCATAGTGTTCATTCCTGCTGTGGTATCCCCGGTGTCCATGTCCATAATATTCATATGGGTATTTTCGAACACCGGACTCGTCAACTATTTCCTGTCATTCTTCGGAATACCACCGCACAACTGGCTTTTCAGCACGGTATATGCTTTCCCTGCCATAATGGCCATGAACATATTCACAACCGCACCGTATTTCATGATAGTTTACTCGGCCGGCCTTCAGGCTATACCGCAGGAGGTCATGGATGCCGCGAAGATCGATGGCTTGAAGTCAGGTCTCAGGCGATTCCGTTATGTTTATTTCCCTCTGATGCGATTTTCAACCATACTAGTAGTTATCCTCGGCCTGACAGGCGCGATGCAACTGTTTGATCAGATATACGTTATAACCGATGGCGGACCGGCAAGGGCAACGTACGTGCCCTTGATGTACATATACAACAGAACCTTCGTGTACGTTGGTGATATAGGGCTGGCCGCCGCAGCTTCATTCGTTCTCTTCGTCATAATCCTCGTGTTAACCATAACACAGAGAAGGGTCATAACTGAGAGGAGGTGGTGA